A stretch of Bacillus pseudomycoides DNA encodes these proteins:
- a CDS encoding DUF3974 domain-containing protein, whose product MGFFEFVLLIGGILLLLGFTAVVLLVYFGRKFYLSWAKPYKRAHESIEKLSNKSTPFLQEFTQHPLFYRWIRSEGKKEQKAFNTLFCTANQRTREQVFSMLPKDKQKKVHAMAKTTKKVTNEDIDVAAMKVKDFLRQESQQSSKPTDLSFYKLYFYDRYPDALNTIQVYKRSINPSLQKTVDEITVSVLNALPYYQEHRMFEQQHKLETFLMKDLIDMLSLVAQLPPSQRPEKEEELQVYLQNFQKEMEAVERDIRDSIDHDLNVKMRAAKEKFKNK is encoded by the coding sequence ATGGGTTTCTTCGAATTTGTTTTATTGATTGGTGGGATTTTGCTTTTACTAGGATTTACAGCTGTCGTTTTACTTGTTTATTTTGGCCGGAAATTTTACTTGTCATGGGCGAAGCCGTATAAACGAGCACATGAATCGATTGAAAAGTTATCAAATAAATCAACGCCGTTTTTACAAGAGTTTACGCAACATCCACTTTTTTATCGTTGGATTCGTTCTGAGGGGAAAAAGGAACAAAAAGCATTTAATACCCTTTTCTGTACAGCAAATCAACGTACAAGAGAACAAGTCTTTTCTATGTTACCGAAGGATAAACAAAAGAAAGTACACGCTATGGCGAAAACAACGAAAAAAGTGACGAATGAAGATATTGATGTAGCAGCAATGAAAGTAAAAGATTTCTTAAGACAAGAATCACAACAATCATCCAAGCCAACGGATCTATCGTTTTATAAATTGTATTTTTATGACCGTTATCCAGATGCATTAAATACAATTCAAGTGTATAAACGCTCAATCAATCCGTCATTGCAAAAAACGGTTGATGAAATTACAGTTTCTGTGTTGAACGCTCTTCCATATTACCAAGAGCATCGCATGTTTGAACAACAACACAAACTTGAAACGTTTTTAATGAAAGACTTAATCGATATGTTGTCGCTAGTAGCGCAATTGCCGCCATCACAACGTCCTGAAAAAGAAGAAGAATTACAGGTTTATTTACAAAACTTCCAAAAAGAAATGGAAGCAGTAGAGCGTGATATTCGTGATTCCATTGATCATGATTTGAATGTGAAGATGAGAGCGGCGAAGGAGAAATTTAAGAATAAGTAA
- a CDS encoding class I adenylate-forming enzyme family protein: protein MRIHSYFYEQAQKYPDRVALSEQHNRWTYKELAECVSNRASALMQDGAIPGHIFMIKLENRMEWIQDALAVSKIGGIIMPVHPDVTEIEWQTIISSTEPNWIITSKETLCQTIEPNTIPFPFRHVSSKDELFFFGYTSGSTGTPKGFVKSHQSWTSSFEGWSKAFSLIESDRVVVPLHLSYSAQLYPALQALAIGAEIVLLSKFTPEAFLKAKGSCASITPALIEPLIRHAKKKRSVQEMIPRCMISVGTKLSPIQRQKFEECFPKSFLYEYYGSSEMGYASLLTPEDARTAPETVGISFPDVEIAFFNEKKERVVTNKENFGKLFVRSGQAFEGYIENEKQTKATFIEDWVTSHDIGFQREDGKIVLVGRDRDIIKAAGSFVYAGEIEDVLLGITGVTEAVVFSEKDENRGEIIRAVIVKEFSRELVDIQKECRQKLISYKQPRNWTVLSHLPKKPNGKIDKMKLRAELISDKLCNM, encoded by the coding sequence ATGCGTATACATTCTTATTTCTATGAACAGGCGCAAAAATATCCTGATCGCGTTGCGCTTTCGGAACAACATAATAGATGGACTTACAAAGAATTGGCGGAATGTGTTTCAAATCGTGCATCAGCTCTTATGCAAGACGGAGCGATACCAGGACATATTTTTATGATCAAGTTAGAAAATCGTATGGAATGGATTCAAGATGCACTTGCGGTTTCAAAAATTGGTGGAATTATCATGCCGGTTCATCCAGACGTTACAGAAATTGAATGGCAAACAATTATAAGTAGTACGGAGCCTAATTGGATTATTACATCCAAAGAGACTTTATGTCAAACAATTGAGCCTAATACCATCCCATTTCCTTTTAGACATGTGAGCAGTAAGGATGAGTTATTCTTCTTTGGTTATACTTCAGGTTCAACAGGTACACCAAAAGGGTTTGTTAAAAGTCATCAATCATGGACTAGTAGTTTTGAAGGGTGGAGTAAGGCATTTTCACTAATTGAAAGCGATCGTGTAGTAGTTCCGTTACATTTATCTTATTCAGCCCAGCTATATCCGGCACTTCAGGCATTAGCTATAGGAGCTGAGATTGTTTTATTATCTAAGTTCACACCAGAAGCCTTTTTAAAAGCGAAAGGATCGTGTGCTTCTATCACACCAGCTTTAATTGAACCTTTAATTCGCCATGCAAAGAAAAAACGAAGTGTGCAGGAAATGATTCCGAGGTGTATGATATCAGTTGGGACAAAATTATCGCCTATACAAAGACAAAAATTTGAGGAATGTTTTCCTAAATCATTTTTGTATGAATATTACGGATCATCAGAAATGGGATATGCTTCACTGTTAACACCCGAAGATGCAAGAACTGCACCTGAAACAGTCGGGATATCATTCCCAGATGTAGAGATTGCCTTTTTTAATGAGAAAAAAGAACGAGTAGTAACAAATAAAGAAAACTTTGGGAAATTATTTGTTCGATCCGGTCAGGCTTTTGAAGGATATATTGAAAATGAAAAGCAAACAAAAGCTACTTTCATCGAAGATTGGGTTACATCACATGATATTGGTTTCCAAAGAGAAGATGGGAAAATTGTTTTAGTAGGGAGAGACCGAGACATTATAAAAGCTGCTGGAAGCTTTGTGTATGCTGGTGAAATAGAGGATGTATTACTTGGAATCACCGGGGTTACAGAAGCGGTAGTGTTTTCGGAAAAAGATGAGAATCGTGGAGAGATTATACGGGCTGTTATCGTTAAGGAATTTTCTCGAGAATTAGTCGATATTCAAAAAGAGTGTCGTCAAAAATTAATATCGTATAAGCAACCAAGGAATTGGACTGTACTATCACATTTACCCAAGAAGCCGAACGGAAAGATAGACAAAATGAAATTGAGGGCTGAATTGATAAGCGATAAACTGTGTAACATGTGA
- a CDS encoding GIY-YIG nuclease family protein, with amino-acid sequence MHGLDCTRTDIKLIRHKDSRINLVELYEKEEFELYQQHQDKDVFKNCKYIVSFLGINDSKAKFISVYEVISTQAVADFQCAIKLDWMAPEIEKGNNFYYNLTPLSEFNDLKERLVIDWGKSALSWHQWLHKNDKEVFEILPSGSINEFPGYLNFILSFKELEKLIQNPIANRTWHDMLSAVFGIYLILDKKTGKQYIGSAPGVSGILGRWETYVQTGHGNNVQLISLINKNPDYKYNFSFSLLQTLPKTVTPLEVLEIESLYKEKLGTRKFKYNSN; translated from the coding sequence ATGCATGGTTTAGATTGTACTAGAACTGATATAAAACTAATTCGTCATAAAGATTCACGAATTAATCTAGTTGAATTATATGAAAAAGAAGAATTTGAGTTATACCAACAGCATCAAGACAAAGACGTCTTTAAAAATTGCAAATATATAGTGAGTTTTCTTGGTATCAATGATTCAAAAGCTAAGTTTATCAGTGTATATGAAGTTATTTCTACGCAGGCAGTTGCTGATTTCCAGTGTGCCATTAAACTAGATTGGATGGCACCTGAAATAGAAAAAGGTAATAATTTTTATTATAATCTAACACCTCTATCAGAATTTAATGATTTAAAAGAACGATTAGTAATTGATTGGGGAAAAAGTGCACTAAGTTGGCATCAATGGTTACACAAAAACGATAAGGAAGTGTTTGAAATATTACCCAGTGGGTCTATTAACGAATTTCCTGGGTATTTAAATTTCATTCTTTCATTTAAAGAATTAGAAAAGCTCATTCAAAATCCAATTGCAAATCGAACATGGCACGACATGCTTAGCGCTGTATTTGGGATATATCTAATTTTAGATAAAAAAACAGGAAAGCAATATATAGGTTCTGCACCTGGTGTAAGTGGAATTTTGGGACGATGGGAAACTTACGTACAAACCGGACATGGAAATAATGTTCAATTAATATCATTAATTAATAAAAATCCTGATTACAAATATAATTTTTCTTTTTCTCTTCTTCAAACACTACCAAAAACAGTAACGCCTCTTGAAGTACTTGAAATTGAAAGCCTATATAAAGAAAAATTAGGCACGCGTAAGTTTAAGTACAATTCAAATTAA
- a CDS encoding PTS sugar transporter subunit IIC, translated as MNKFISFLENNLSSPMARLSEQRHLQAIRDGVISALPFIIVGSFFLIVAFPPLPKDSFISLWAAKHQTSILIPYRLTMFIMSLYIAFGIGYNLAKSYKLDALSGGQLAVCSLLLTLTPELIDKKGFMLPMTNLGGHGLFVTMIVSILSVEILRFCKTKNVMIKMPEQVPPSVSRSFEALIPAAFVIIIMSIITVVFSIDLHHLVDKLAAPLVKAGDSYFGVIIPVFLITFFWSFGIHGVSVVGTVARPLWEVYLGKNSAAVADGASSIPFIAPEPLYQWFIWIGGSGATLGLVLAMIVFGRSKYSKALSRTCIVPGIFNINEPVIFGLPIVLNPILIIPFIITPLVTATIAYTATAMGLVTATYIMPPWTLPAPIGAYLATGGDWRAVVLVFINIAISFLIYLPFFKMYDKNMIEVEKSGDGEQGSVNA; from the coding sequence ATGAATAAGTTTATCTCGTTTCTTGAGAATAACTTATCTAGCCCAATGGCAAGGCTTTCCGAGCAAAGGCATTTACAAGCAATTCGTGATGGTGTAATTTCAGCATTACCGTTTATTATTGTAGGAAGTTTCTTTCTAATAGTAGCGTTTCCGCCTCTTCCAAAGGATAGTTTTATTTCACTATGGGCAGCCAAGCATCAAACGAGTATTCTAATACCGTATCGGTTAACGATGTTTATTATGTCGCTCTATATCGCCTTTGGTATTGGATATAATTTGGCGAAAAGTTACAAATTAGATGCCTTATCAGGAGGGCAGCTTGCAGTTTGTTCCTTGCTTCTTACATTGACACCTGAATTAATTGATAAGAAAGGGTTTATGCTCCCAATGACAAACCTTGGGGGACATGGGTTATTTGTTACAATGATTGTTTCTATTTTATCGGTTGAGATTTTGAGATTCTGTAAGACGAAAAATGTGATGATTAAGATGCCAGAGCAAGTACCACCGTCTGTATCTCGTTCTTTTGAAGCACTTATACCTGCTGCTTTCGTTATTATTATTATGAGTATTATTACTGTTGTTTTTAGCATTGATTTACACCATTTAGTTGATAAGCTAGCTGCACCATTAGTAAAAGCTGGTGATAGTTATTTTGGAGTTATTATACCTGTGTTTCTCATTACATTCTTTTGGTCATTTGGCATACATGGTGTTTCTGTTGTTGGGACAGTTGCCCGTCCTTTATGGGAAGTTTATCTTGGTAAAAACTCTGCAGCAGTTGCAGATGGAGCAAGCAGTATACCATTTATTGCACCAGAACCATTATACCAATGGTTTATATGGATTGGCGGTTCGGGAGCTACATTAGGGCTTGTATTAGCCATGATTGTCTTCGGTAGATCAAAATATTCTAAAGCGCTGTCGAGAACGTGTATTGTACCTGGTATTTTTAATATTAATGAGCCAGTTATATTTGGACTTCCAATTGTATTAAACCCAATTTTAATTATTCCTTTTATTATTACACCGCTTGTGACCGCAACTATTGCTTATACCGCAACTGCTATGGGACTGGTTACAGCGACTTATATTATGCCGCCGTGGACATTGCCAGCTCCAATTGGTGCATATTTAGCGACGGGTGGAGATTGGAGAGCTGTTGTATTAGTCTTCATTAATATAGCAATCTCATTCCTTATTTATCTGCCATTCTTTAAAATGTACGATAAAAATATGATTGAAGTCGAAAAGAGCGGTGATGGCGAGCAAGGTTCTGTGAATGCGTAA
- a CDS encoding DUF6688 family protein, translating into MFWIGLLINAIDIPAGEPLYRYEYHSMLESYASLSPNHILIVIFLFILGGFSYRELSANIEKLSPILYVIYSSFMILNVLFTIVYITHTGIMFYDEVIHFRYMSIFVSKRVLS; encoded by the coding sequence ATGTTCTGGATAGGTTTGTTAATAAATGCTATAGATATACCTGCGGGAGAACCATTATATAGGTATGAGTATCATAGTATGCTAGAATCTTATGCTTCTTTATCTCCTAATCATATATTAATTGTTATTTTCTTGTTTATTTTGGGTGGATTTTCTTACAGAGAGTTAAGTGCAAATATTGAAAAACTTTCTCCTATTCTATATGTTATTTATAGTTCGTTCATGATTTTAAATGTTTTATTTACAATCGTTTATATTACGCATACAGGCATTATGTTTTATGATGAAGTTATACATTTTAGATACATGTCTATTTTTGTATCCAAACGGGTGCTCTCGTAA
- a CDS encoding YCF48-related protein produces the protein MIYYTSVEDKKKEKSTKNVANEEQNNQEDMNEIQNKNNEKNDEKMEERKEENRPEYNLNENENVDDNMIKISTTESNIAFIGRDIFYQYVSKMSNKEDETENWQGTAQVIDQMVVGEENYYSVAIKFNVESLKEKNKYHAEWDATDNDGEITDNQWVIKFNKENPYTYTFLSKEKAPANLKWENGLEDSQIENVKIKKHDKNYVIENSILKVTYDGKKTFRNVPITIDQFRREDGRVNEEELQEGSYYITKEKTAIVHGGHHSPVKVTVSDDEGKTWETVTVGDDIDRRRLSFIGFTSKEHGYIVITGDRTMSFETNVVYQTNDGGKTWTKMGSTYDLTQFLATGVSFATDKIGFITFKTTNGDPDVYRTEDGGKTWAKLDIKLPNKYHSVFTSVMPPFFDGARGTLLVSQDKEGMDREGKMARLVSEDFGATWTLEKIVNITIEK, from the coding sequence ATGATCTATTACACAAGCGTGGAGGATAAAAAGAAAGAGAAAAGTACTAAGAATGTAGCAAACGAGGAACAAAATAATCAAGAAGATATGAATGAAATTCAAAATAAAAACAATGAAAAGAATGACGAAAAGATGGAAGAACGAAAAGAGGAAAATAGACCGGAATATAATTTGAATGAAAACGAGAATGTAGATGATAATATGATAAAGATATCAACAACCGAATCAAACATAGCCTTTATTGGAAGAGACATTTTTTATCAGTATGTATCAAAAATGTCTAACAAAGAAGATGAAACTGAGAACTGGCAAGGTACAGCTCAAGTAATAGATCAAATGGTAGTAGGAGAAGAAAACTATTATTCTGTAGCCATTAAATTTAATGTTGAGTCTTTAAAAGAAAAAAATAAGTACCATGCGGAGTGGGATGCAACTGATAATGATGGGGAAATTACAGACAATCAATGGGTTATTAAATTTAATAAAGAAAATCCATATACTTATACATTTTTAAGTAAAGAGAAGGCGCCCGCCAATTTAAAATGGGAGAACGGTCTCGAGGATAGTCAAATAGAAAATGTAAAGATAAAGAAACATGATAAAAATTATGTGATTGAGAATTCCATTTTAAAAGTGACATATGACGGGAAGAAAACGTTCCGAAATGTTCCAATTACTATTGATCAATTTAGGCGTGAAGATGGTCGAGTAAATGAAGAAGAATTACAAGAAGGAAGTTACTATATTACTAAGGAAAAAACTGCTATTGTACATGGCGGTCATCATAGTCCGGTAAAAGTTACGGTGTCTGATGATGAAGGAAAGACATGGGAGACTGTAACAGTAGGAGATGATATTGATAGACGAAGACTTAGTTTTATTGGGTTCACATCAAAAGAGCATGGTTACATTGTTATAACGGGCGATAGAACGATGAGCTTTGAAACAAATGTTGTATATCAAACAAATGATGGTGGGAAAACATGGACAAAAATGGGAAGTACATACGATCTTACGCAATTTCTTGCGACAGGAGTAAGTTTTGCTACCGATAAAATTGGATTTATTACGTTTAAGACTACAAATGGGGATCCTGATGTTTATCGTACAGAAGATGGCGGGAAAACATGGGCGAAACTAGATATTAAATTGCCAAATAAATATCATAGTGTTTTTACATCTGTAATGCCTCCTTTTTTTGATGGGGCAAGAGGTACGTTACTTGTATCGCAAGACAAGGAAGGGATGGATCGAGAAGGAAAGATGGCAAGGCTCGTATCAGAAGATTTTGGAGCTACATGGACACTTGAAAAAATAGTTAACATTACAATTGAAAAATAA
- a CDS encoding DUF6688 family protein: MLLYYLSFGYEKMSRIWLISLFPLLLIVQIILVLFGQRPDSFIRVFFDTSSYNYSKIVTPDPKVLLGSAPKGHYLCTVSIKGHKKIVKPLRAGIRHGERITVNRQLLIANAFENVIEERAPKCHKIIRDFYDKYGYPISKHINTKWSADFIYIIMKPLEWFFLLVLYIVDKNPENRIHSQYSELRK; this comes from the coding sequence ATACTTTTATATTATCTTTCTTTCGGATATGAAAAAATGTCGAGAATCTGGTTAATTAGTTTATTTCCTCTGCTACTTATTGTTCAAATTATTTTAGTTCTTTTTGGACAAAGGCCAGATAGTTTTATTCGAGTATTTTTTGATACGAGTAGTTATAATTATTCAAAAATCGTTACTCCTGATCCAAAAGTTCTTTTAGGTAGTGCTCCAAAGGGGCATTACTTGTGCACAGTTTCGATTAAAGGACATAAGAAGATTGTTAAGCCACTTAGAGCAGGGATTAGACACGGAGAAAGAATTACTGTAAATCGGCAGTTGTTAATCGCAAATGCCTTTGAAAATGTTATTGAGGAACGCGCTCCAAAATGTCATAAGATCATTCGTGATTTTTACGATAAATATGGCTATCCAATTAGTAAACATATCAACACAAAGTGGTCAGCAGATTTCATTTATATCATAATGAAGCCGTTAGAATGGTTTTTCTTACTCGTATTGTATATAGTAGATAAAAATCCTGAAAATAGAATCCATAGTCAGTATAGTGAACTGAGGAAATAA
- a CDS encoding PTS sugar transporter subunit IIB yields MKVLFVCSGGMSSSIVVNALKKEAEKKGISMDVHAIGTSEVEEVVKNGWDVVMVAPQVRHRFDAVKKIADEQSVPCGVIPPQAYTPLGGPTLLKAVQELIH; encoded by the coding sequence ATGAAAGTTCTGTTTGTATGTTCTGGAGGAATGTCCAGTTCAATTGTTGTAAACGCTTTAAAAAAAGAAGCGGAGAAAAAAGGGATTAGTATGGATGTACATGCAATTGGAACAAGTGAAGTGGAAGAAGTGGTGAAAAATGGTTGGGATGTAGTAATGGTTGCTCCACAAGTAAGGCATAGATTTGATGCAGTGAAAAAAATAGCAGATGAGCAGTCTGTTCCTTGTGGTGTGATTCCGCCGCAGGCTTATACACCACTTGGTGGTCCGACTTTATTAAAAGCAGTGCAAGAACTCATTCATTAG
- a CDS encoding toxic anion resistance protein — MTELEKKEPVSVVKDNVGVVVDTVIKDEELVELNKEADLYVQKLNSEQNTDLSKVLSQLGDLGDKEQQAAGQTLSALKRPVTAMMNGKNEEIPNTLLELRKVVSELDPNSLKASGMKKFMFKVFKKNPLETYVHKYQSIDKQIEEIIRALLIGRDNLQEDTVGLEMLKEQSHDKIHALDKQVYLGRKLAGMLEAEKQNPERQKDIPLINDALEKILVRTRNMQQAKSVLLQSIASVDIIKKNNEKLTEAIRNAITMTQNVVTVSAAIQLALTNQRKTIDAVNATNEAIESMVLSNSQALKQNTEETTQLLENPAISMDKLRESFQNVFAAIEASEKSSERIIESSKKFVIELDTFNNEMKQKLIQHPKK; from the coding sequence TTGACTGAATTAGAGAAAAAAGAACCTGTATCAGTAGTGAAAGATAATGTAGGAGTAGTTGTTGATACTGTTATTAAAGATGAAGAACTTGTTGAACTGAATAAAGAAGCTGATTTATATGTACAAAAGTTAAATAGTGAACAAAATACAGATCTTTCGAAAGTATTATCACAGCTTGGAGATTTAGGGGATAAAGAACAGCAAGCAGCAGGACAAACATTATCAGCGCTTAAACGTCCTGTAACTGCGATGATGAATGGAAAGAATGAAGAAATTCCAAATACGTTGTTAGAATTGCGTAAAGTTGTATCAGAACTCGACCCTAATTCATTGAAAGCATCAGGTATGAAGAAATTTATGTTTAAAGTTTTTAAGAAAAATCCACTTGAAACATATGTTCATAAATATCAATCCATAGATAAACAAATTGAAGAAATTATAAGAGCATTGCTTATTGGGCGTGATAATTTACAAGAAGATACAGTTGGGTTAGAAATGCTAAAAGAGCAATCACATGATAAAATTCATGCTCTAGATAAACAGGTGTATCTAGGCCGAAAGCTTGCTGGCATGCTTGAAGCAGAAAAGCAAAATCCAGAGCGTCAAAAGGATATTCCATTAATCAATGATGCATTAGAAAAAATTCTTGTGCGTACGCGTAACATGCAGCAGGCAAAAAGTGTATTGCTGCAATCTATCGCATCTGTAGACATCATTAAGAAAAATAATGAAAAGTTAACAGAGGCAATTCGTAATGCGATTACAATGACGCAAAACGTTGTTACGGTTTCCGCAGCGATTCAGCTCGCATTAACAAATCAACGGAAAACGATTGATGCAGTTAACGCAACGAATGAAGCAATTGAATCGATGGTATTAAGTAATTCACAGGCTTTAAAACAAAACACAGAAGAAACGACGCAGTTGCTTGAAAATCCAGCAATCAGCATGGATAAATTGCGTGAATCATTCCAAAATGTATTTGCGGCTATTGAAGCATCTGAGAAATCATCGGAGCGCATTATTGAATCTAGTAAGAAGTTTGTTATTGAACTTGACACATTTAATAATGAAATGAAGCAGAAGCTCATTCAGCATCCAAAGAAATAA
- a CDS encoding family 10 glycosylhydrolase encodes MIFKKLLMSCCSVILIIPFLFITSRSTQAEVPTTYQKHELRAAWVASVLNIDWPSRPGLPIEKQKQEFIKLLDDVKNVGMNAVVMQIKPTADAFYPSQYGPWSEYLTSVQGKDPGYDPLAFMVEEAHKRNLEFHAWFNPYRITMNHTNLNQLAENHPAKQHPDWVVSYGGKLYYNPGIPEVKNFITEGILEVVQNYNIDAVHMDDYFYPYKVAGEEFPDQNTYETYNNGKFSNIGDWRRDNVNQLVSGLNTAIKQEKSYVKFGISPFGVWRNIADDPTGSNTTAGQRNYDDLYADTREWIQKGYIDYITPQIYWNIGFAPAAYDVLLDWWVKETENKPIHLYIGQAAYKINNNSVPAWSDPEEYPRQITLSHQFSQIKGSMHFSLKDINNNPLGIKDRLQKDIYKHPALIPPMPWLDHDPPKQPTLKGAIARNDGIALGIIDDRNNDSTHYAIYRVNEKNDVDIQKAENLLTTVRKTKPGEIYVDKTAVSSETYTYVVTALDRLHNESIPSSKTTIQAK; translated from the coding sequence ATGATTTTCAAAAAATTATTAATGAGTTGTTGTAGCGTCATCTTGATTATTCCCTTCCTGTTCATAACCTCTAGGTCCACACAAGCTGAAGTACCTACTACGTATCAAAAACATGAGTTACGCGCCGCATGGGTTGCATCTGTGCTCAACATTGATTGGCCCTCTAGGCCAGGATTACCTATCGAAAAGCAGAAGCAAGAATTTATCAAACTACTAGATGATGTGAAAAATGTAGGTATGAACGCAGTTGTTATGCAAATTAAACCAACCGCAGACGCTTTTTACCCTTCCCAATATGGTCCTTGGTCCGAATATCTTACAAGCGTGCAAGGTAAAGACCCTGGCTATGATCCGCTTGCATTTATGGTTGAAGAAGCCCATAAAAGAAACCTTGAATTTCACGCATGGTTTAATCCCTATCGAATAACCATGAACCACACTAATTTAAATCAATTAGCAGAAAATCACCCCGCTAAGCAACATCCCGATTGGGTTGTATCTTATGGAGGAAAACTATACTATAATCCCGGTATTCCAGAAGTGAAAAACTTTATAACAGAAGGGATACTAGAAGTCGTACAAAATTACAACATTGATGCCGTTCACATGGATGATTATTTTTATCCTTATAAAGTAGCCGGAGAGGAATTCCCAGATCAGAACACCTATGAGACTTACAATAATGGAAAATTCTCTAACATTGGAGATTGGCGTCGCGATAATGTCAACCAACTTGTAAGTGGTTTAAATACCGCTATTAAACAAGAAAAATCTTATGTCAAATTTGGAATTAGTCCATTCGGTGTATGGCGGAATATAGCTGATGATCCAACCGGTTCTAATACAACTGCTGGACAAAGAAATTATGATGACCTATATGCTGACACACGAGAATGGATCCAAAAAGGATATATTGACTATATTACACCGCAAATCTATTGGAATATCGGTTTTGCACCTGCAGCATATGACGTTTTACTAGATTGGTGGGTAAAAGAAACAGAAAACAAACCAATTCACTTATACATTGGACAAGCTGCATACAAAATTAATAATAACTCAGTCCCCGCTTGGTCAGACCCTGAAGAATATCCAAGACAAATTACATTAAGTCATCAATTTTCACAAATAAAAGGTAGCATGCACTTTAGTTTAAAAGATATTAATAACAATCCATTAGGAATAAAAGATCGACTACAAAAAGATATTTATAAACACCCTGCATTAATTCCACCAATGCCTTGGCTAGATCACGATCCACCTAAGCAACCAACTTTAAAAGGTGCTATTGCAAGAAATGATGGTATTGCCTTAGGAATCATCGATGATAGAAACAATGATTCTACGCATTATGCAATCTATCGAGTAAATGAAAAGAATGACGTTGACATTCAAAAAGCTGAAAACTTACTTACTACTGTACGAAAAACAAAACCTGGGGAAATTTATGTAGATAAAACAGCTGTGTCTAGTGAGACGTATACGTATGTGGTGACTGCTTTGGATCGGTTGCATAACGAGAGTATCCCTTCTAGCAAAACTACTATACAAGCGAAGTAA
- a CDS encoding O-methyltransferase has product MNSFESLLLELEKYGEEHDRKKEKREEKLRNVSREMGQFLSILIKGCSAQGILEIGTSNGYSTLWLANAAEETKGNVTTVELSSERVAEALVNFEKANLRYRIDIHNQEAGAFLDAQVNRSFDFIFLDSERTQYMWWWENIKRILEPKGFLVIDNATSHANELAEFIQMIEEDDTFETVLLTFQQGAFVARKK; this is encoded by the coding sequence ATGAATTCTTTCGAATCACTGTTGTTAGAACTTGAAAAGTACGGAGAAGAGCATGATAGAAAAAAAGAAAAGCGAGAAGAAAAATTAAGAAATGTTTCTCGTGAAATGGGGCAATTTTTATCAATTTTAATAAAAGGGTGTAGTGCTCAGGGAATTTTAGAGATTGGTACTTCAAATGGATATTCAACATTATGGCTGGCAAATGCGGCTGAAGAAACAAAAGGAAACGTTACAACTGTTGAGCTTTCTTCAGAAAGGGTTGCAGAGGCGCTTGTTAATTTTGAAAAGGCCAATCTTAGATATCGGATTGATATTCATAATCAGGAAGCGGGAGCATTTCTAGATGCACAAGTAAATCGTTCATTTGATTTTATTTTCCTAGATTCTGAGCGTACGCAATATATGTGGTGGTGGGAAAATATAAAACGCATATTAGAACCGAAAGGATTTCTTGTTATTGATAATGCGACTTCACATGCAAATGAGTTAGCAGAATTTATTCAGATGATTGAAGAAGATGATACATTTGAAACAGTATTACTAACCTTTCAACAAGGAGCATTTGTAGCAAGAAAAAAATGA